One genomic segment of Streptomyces sp. NBC_00239 includes these proteins:
- a CDS encoding LysM peptidoglycan-binding domain-containing M23 family metallopeptidase — protein sequence MPGKGKHRRPKSNPMARGLVAAGTGSAALALPLMGATGAHAAEKAAAPAAVPAQAAAHVQAQAPASAAATKAAPTTYTVVAGDYLSKIAAERNLEGGWERLYADNRAAVGTDPSLIHPGLELTLGGTAKTKAGAKAEGEPKRERASRSGHKSAAPQSARTSGSSESGSASSADSSSSSSSSSASGSAVAAGSKSAAGFVAPVSAPISTSYRQGGSMWSSGYHTGVDFTVGSGTTVHAVGAGTVVSAGWAGSYGNEVIIRHADGHYSQYAHLSSLSVSSGQSVSAGDSVGLSGSTGNSTGPHLHFEIRTGPSYGDDIDPLAYLRAQGVSV from the coding sequence ATGCCCGGAAAGGGTAAGCACCGCCGCCCGAAGAGCAACCCGATGGCCCGCGGCCTCGTCGCCGCCGGCACGGGAAGCGCGGCGCTCGCGCTGCCGCTGATGGGCGCCACCGGCGCCCACGCCGCCGAGAAGGCGGCCGCCCCGGCCGCGGTTCCGGCCCAGGCGGCGGCGCACGTCCAGGCCCAGGCGCCGGCTTCGGCCGCTGCGACGAAGGCCGCGCCGACCACGTACACCGTCGTCGCCGGCGACTACCTCTCCAAGATCGCCGCGGAGCGGAACCTCGAGGGCGGCTGGGAGCGGCTCTACGCCGACAACCGCGCGGCGGTCGGCACCGATCCGTCGCTGATCCACCCGGGTCTGGAGCTGACCCTCGGCGGCACGGCCAAGACGAAGGCCGGCGCCAAGGCCGAGGGCGAGCCGAAGCGCGAGCGCGCTTCCCGGTCCGGTCACAAGTCGGCGGCGCCGCAGAGCGCGCGCACCTCGGGCTCCTCCGAGTCGGGCTCCGCTTCCTCTGCCGACTCCTCTTCTTCGTCTTCTTCGTCTTCGGCTTCCGGGTCCGCCGTGGCCGCCGGCTCGAAGTCCGCCGCCGGGTTCGTCGCGCCGGTGTCCGCCCCCATCTCCACCTCGTACCGCCAGGGCGGCAGCATGTGGTCCAGCGGTTACCACACCGGTGTGGACTTCACCGTCGGCTCCGGCACCACCGTCCACGCCGTCGGCGCGGGCACCGTGGTCTCGGCCGGCTGGGCCGGCTCGTACGGCAACGAGGTGATCATCCGCCACGCCGACGGCCACTACTCGCAGTACGCCCACCTCTCCTCCCTGAGCGTCTCCTCCGGCCAGAGCGTGTCGGCCGGCGACTCCGTCGGCCTGTCCGGCTCCACGGGCAACTCGACCGGGCCGCACCTGCACTTCGAGATCCGCACCGGGCCGTCGTACGGCGACGACATCGACCCGCTCGCCTACCTGCGTGCGCAGGGCGTGAGCGTCTGA
- a CDS encoding tyrosine-protein phosphatase, with the protein MTQRIPTEPRLTGVRNFRDVGGLPTIDGRRVRSGHLFRSGHLAHATETDTEYLNSLGLHTIFDFRNASDQALEGADVALTGVRHVNLPLSDPAYGGDFWRMVREGGVEQLRDILGEGKAAARMSFSYQRMIKERTAEHSRVVHAMADDSVPVLLHCAAGKDRAGLSIAVTLLALGVERDAITADYLESNAPHRRYRVKRSGPEDEHSPEALELLGPLFDARAEYLDAAFAAIDETWGGVDPYLSDGLGLSPETLERLRTRLLEEAR; encoded by the coding sequence GTGACCCAGCGCATACCGACCGAGCCCCGGCTGACCGGAGTCCGTAACTTCCGTGACGTAGGCGGCCTTCCGACCATTGACGGACGTCGGGTGCGTAGCGGTCATCTCTTCCGAAGCGGACATCTGGCACATGCCACCGAAACGGATACCGAGTACCTCAACTCGCTCGGCCTCCACACCATCTTCGACTTCCGCAACGCGTCCGATCAGGCCCTTGAGGGTGCGGACGTGGCACTCACCGGCGTGCGGCACGTGAACCTCCCGCTGTCCGACCCGGCGTACGGCGGCGACTTCTGGCGGATGGTCCGCGAGGGCGGCGTCGAGCAGCTCCGCGACATCCTCGGCGAGGGCAAGGCCGCCGCGCGCATGTCCTTCTCGTACCAGAGGATGATCAAGGAGCGGACCGCGGAGCACAGCCGGGTCGTGCACGCGATGGCCGACGACAGCGTGCCGGTGCTGCTGCACTGCGCGGCCGGCAAGGACCGCGCCGGTCTGTCCATCGCCGTCACCCTGCTCGCGCTCGGCGTCGAGCGCGACGCCATCACGGCGGACTACCTGGAATCGAACGCCCCGCACCGCCGCTACCGGGTCAAGCGCAGCGGGCCCGAGGACGAGCACAGCCCCGAGGCACTGGAGCTGCTCGGCCCCCTCTTCGACGCGCGCGCCGAGTACCTGGACGCGGCCTTCGCCGCCATCGACGAGACCTGGGGCGGGGTGGACCCGTACCTGTCCGACGGCCTGGGGCTGAGCCCCGAAACCCTGGAGCGGCTGCGCACCCGGCTCCTGGAGGAGGCCCGCTAG
- a CDS encoding DUF6126 family protein has translation MDDSETSGTDPEPRTGARRFIEDRIPRGLAIRVFVYVVAGHLFAAFVYLLFTVGGER, from the coding sequence ATGGACGACAGCGAGACCAGCGGTACGGACCCGGAGCCGAGGACGGGGGCCCGCCGGTTCATCGAGGACCGGATTCCGCGGGGGCTCGCGATCCGGGTCTTCGTGTACGTCGTGGCGGGCCACCTCTTCGCGGCCTTCGTCTACCTGCTCTTCACCGTGGGCGGCGAGCGCTAG
- a CDS encoding aspartate aminotransferase family protein, which produces MTDGSGGFDLGRLLAERGAERYELHARHLNHQLPRMLHTIGFDKVYVRAEGAHFWDAEGNDYLDMLAGFGVMGLGRHHPVVRKALHDVLDASLADLTRFDCQPLPGLLAERLLAHSPHLDRVFFGNSGTEAVETALKFARYATGRPRVLYCAHAFHGLTTGSLSVNGESGFRDGFAPLLPDTQIPLGDLGALERELRRGDVAAFVVEPIQGKGVHAPPPGFLRAAQDLLHRHKALLIADEVQTGLGRTGRFYAYQHEAGVEPDLVCVAKALSGGYVPVGATLGKDWIFKKVYSSMDRVLVHSASFGSNAQAMAAGLAVLSVMADEDIVARAAATGDLLRGRLAALVDEYELLHQVRGRGLMIGIEFGRPSSLGLRSRWSVLQAARKGLFAQMVVVPLLQKHRILTQVSGDHLEVIKLIPPLVIDEKDVDRFVTAFREVMDEAHGGGGLMWEFGRTLVKQAVANR; this is translated from the coding sequence ATGACGGACGGGTCCGGGGGGTTCGACCTGGGGCGCCTGCTGGCCGAGCGGGGTGCGGAGCGGTACGAGCTGCACGCCCGGCACCTCAACCACCAGCTCCCGCGCATGCTCCACACCATCGGATTCGACAAGGTCTACGTACGGGCCGAGGGAGCGCACTTCTGGGACGCCGAGGGCAACGACTACCTCGACATGCTCGCCGGGTTCGGGGTGATGGGCCTGGGCCGGCACCATCCGGTGGTCCGCAAGGCGCTGCACGACGTCCTGGACGCCTCGCTCGCCGACCTCACCCGTTTCGACTGCCAGCCGCTGCCGGGCCTGCTCGCCGAGCGGCTGCTGGCGCACAGCCCGCACCTGGACCGGGTGTTCTTCGGCAACAGCGGCACCGAGGCGGTCGAAACCGCGCTGAAGTTCGCGCGCTACGCGACCGGGCGGCCCAGGGTCCTGTACTGCGCGCACGCCTTCCACGGGCTCACCACCGGCTCGCTGTCGGTCAACGGGGAGAGCGGTTTCCGGGACGGCTTCGCGCCGCTGCTGCCCGACACGCAGATCCCGCTGGGCGACCTGGGCGCGCTCGAACGCGAGCTGCGGCGCGGCGACGTGGCCGCGTTCGTGGTCGAGCCGATCCAGGGCAAGGGCGTGCACGCGCCGCCGCCGGGCTTCCTGCGCGCCGCGCAGGACCTGCTGCACCGGCACAAGGCACTGCTGATCGCGGACGAGGTGCAGACCGGGCTGGGCCGGACCGGGCGGTTCTACGCGTACCAGCACGAGGCCGGGGTGGAGCCGGACCTGGTGTGCGTGGCGAAGGCGCTGTCGGGCGGGTACGTGCCGGTCGGGGCGACCCTCGGCAAGGACTGGATCTTCAAGAAGGTCTACTCGTCCATGGACCGCGTGCTCGTGCACTCGGCGAGCTTCGGGTCCAACGCGCAGGCGATGGCGGCCGGGCTGGCGGTCCTGTCCGTGATGGCGGACGAGGACATCGTGGCGCGTGCCGCGGCCACCGGGGACCTGCTGCGCGGCCGGCTGGCGGCGCTGGTGGACGAGTACGAGCTGCTGCACCAGGTGCGGGGCCGCGGCCTGATGATCGGCATCGAGTTCGGCCGGCCGTCCTCGCTCGGGCTGCGCAGCCGGTGGTCGGTGCTGCAGGCGGCCCGCAAGGGGCTCTTCGCGCAGATGGTCGTCGTTCCGCTGCTGCAGAAGCACCGGATCCTGACCCAGGTGTCCGGGGACCACCTGGAAGTGATCAAGCTGATTCCGCCGCTGGTGATCGACGAGAAGGACGTCGACCGGTTCGTCACGGCCTTCCGGGAGGTCATGGACGAGGCGCACGGCGGCGGCGGGCTGATGTGGGAGTTCGGCCGGACGCTGGTGAAACAGGCCGTCGCGAATCGGTGA
- a CDS encoding 1-deoxy-D-xylulose-5-phosphate synthase, whose protein sequence is MSILEGIRGPRDLKAVPGERLAELAAEVREFLIHAVARTGGHLGPNLGVVELTIALHRVFDSPTDRILWDTGHQSYVHKILTGRQDFSKLRGKGGLSGYPSREESAHDVIENSHASTVLSWADGLAKAARARDGGRGRTRAGRVVAVIGDGALTGGPAWEALNNIGAANARRPLVIVVNDNGRSYLPTVGGLGEHLAALRTGPAGGGGSGDRDSTDGGTGTDDGTGGGSRAGGVFGHLGLEYIGPVDGHDVTAVESALRRAARCGGPALVHCVTEKGRGCPAALAHQADRFHTVGVMDPFTGEPLGPPPGPSWTDVFGAELARIGAERPDVVAVTAAMLHPVGFTGFAERFPDRVWDVGIAEQHAVTSAAGLATGGLHPVVAVYATFLNRAFDQLLMDVALHRCGVTFVLDRAGITGVDGPSHHGMWDLSLLQVVPGLRIAAPRDPDQLRAQLREALDVADAPTVLRFPKEAAGEPVPAVGRAGGMDVLRWAGAQHTAAGDADGAAAPQGADRAGGDVLLVAVGVLAPVCLGAAELLAGRGVTVTVVDPRWVKPVDEALAPLAARHRLVAVAEDNSRTGGVGWAVGQALRDAGVDVPLRTFGVPERFLAHAKRGEVLADIGLTPVEIAGAIGAALTRNTIDDHEEMTT, encoded by the coding sequence ATGTCGATCCTGGAAGGAATCCGGGGACCGCGCGATCTGAAAGCGGTCCCCGGGGAGCGGCTCGCGGAACTCGCCGCCGAGGTCCGGGAATTCCTGATCCACGCGGTGGCGCGGACGGGAGGCCACCTCGGGCCCAATCTCGGCGTGGTCGAACTGACGATCGCCCTGCACCGGGTCTTCGATTCGCCGACGGACCGAATTCTCTGGGACACCGGTCATCAGAGTTACGTGCACAAAATCCTGACCGGCCGCCAGGACTTCTCCAAATTGCGCGGAAAGGGCGGCCTCTCCGGATATCCGTCGCGCGAGGAGTCCGCGCACGACGTGATCGAGAACTCCCACGCCTCGACGGTCCTGAGCTGGGCCGACGGGCTGGCCAAGGCCGCGCGGGCCCGCGACGGCGGGCGCGGCCGCACCCGGGCGGGGCGCGTCGTCGCCGTCATCGGCGACGGGGCGCTCACCGGCGGGCCGGCATGGGAAGCGCTCAACAACATCGGCGCGGCGAACGCCCGCCGCCCGCTCGTCATCGTCGTCAACGACAACGGGCGGTCGTACCTGCCCACCGTCGGCGGACTCGGCGAGCACCTGGCCGCCCTGCGCACGGGTCCCGCCGGCGGCGGCGGGAGCGGCGACCGGGACTCCACCGACGGCGGGACCGGCACCGACGACGGGACCGGCGGCGGCTCCCGGGCCGGCGGCGTGTTCGGGCACCTGGGGCTGGAGTACATCGGCCCCGTCGACGGACACGACGTCACCGCCGTCGAGTCCGCGCTGCGCCGGGCCGCCCGGTGCGGCGGCCCGGCGCTCGTGCACTGCGTCACCGAGAAGGGCCGCGGCTGCCCGGCCGCCCTCGCCCATCAGGCGGACCGCTTCCACACGGTCGGCGTGATGGACCCCTTCACCGGCGAACCGCTCGGCCCGCCGCCCGGCCCGTCCTGGACCGACGTGTTCGGCGCGGAACTGGCCCGGATCGGCGCCGAGCGCCCCGACGTCGTCGCCGTCACGGCGGCCATGCTGCACCCCGTCGGGTTCACCGGCTTCGCCGAGCGGTTCCCGGACCGGGTCTGGGACGTGGGCATCGCCGAACAGCACGCCGTCACCTCGGCGGCCGGCCTGGCCACCGGCGGCCTGCACCCCGTCGTCGCCGTCTACGCCACCTTCCTCAACCGCGCCTTCGACCAGCTGCTGATGGACGTGGCCCTGCACCGGTGCGGGGTCACCTTCGTCCTGGACCGGGCCGGCATCACCGGCGTGGACGGGCCCTCCCACCACGGCATGTGGGACCTTTCCCTGCTCCAGGTCGTGCCGGGGCTGCGGATCGCCGCCCCGCGCGACCCCGACCAGCTGCGCGCCCAGCTCCGCGAGGCGCTCGACGTGGCCGACGCCCCGACCGTACTGCGCTTCCCCAAGGAGGCGGCCGGGGAGCCGGTGCCCGCCGTGGGGCGGGCCGGCGGCATGGACGTCCTGCGCTGGGCCGGTGCGCAGCACACCGCCGCCGGTGACGCCGACGGCGCCGCCGCGCCGCAAGGGGCCGACCGGGCCGGCGGGGACGTGCTGCTCGTCGCGGTGGGCGTGCTGGCGCCCGTGTGCCTGGGGGCCGCCGAACTGCTCGCCGGGCGGGGCGTCACCGTCACCGTGGTCGACCCCCGCTGGGTCAAGCCCGTGGACGAGGCCCTCGCCCCGCTCGCGGCCCGGCACCGGCTGGTCGCCGTCGCCGAGGACAACAGCCGCACCGGCGGGGTCGGCTGGGCGGTCGGCCAGGCGCTGCGGGACGCCGGGGTCGACGTACCGCTGCGCACCTTCGGCGTTCCCGAGCGGTTCCTCGCGCACGCCAAACGCGGCGAGGTCCTCGCGGACATCGGCCTCACGCCGGTCGAGATCGCCGGGGCGATCGGCGCGGCCCTGACCCGGAACACCATCGACGACCACGAGGAGATGACCACATGA